From one Triticum urartu cultivar G1812 chromosome 3, Tu2.1, whole genome shotgun sequence genomic stretch:
- the LOC125545012 gene encoding uncharacterized protein LOC125545012 produces MDRHVRRLLNRVAIALAAVATAALLHLFRHPSTSCFGGSLARSSLSLSMAPLPRTSCDAASRRVVDPDLRLAKLRSSPRWRRHSAALSASVIDPLRRLRLLRGSSRVLCLAAGAGQAVDALRVAGVGDVTGVDLVDFPPLVRRADPHNLPFFDDAFDLSLSSDPAALTGALFPSRFASEIERTVRRGGAIAIAVDRHVDLSVIASLFRKSRLVDVRNATLDGSAASIVVLSTNAERH; encoded by the coding sequence ATGGACAGGCACGTCCGGCGGCTGCTGAACCGCGTGGCGATCGCCCTGGCGGCCGTGGCCACCGCCGCCCTGCTGCACCTGTTCCGCCACCCGTCCACCTCCTGCTTCGGCGGCTCGCTCGCCCGTTCCTCCCTCTCGCTGTCGATGGCGCCCTTGCCCCGCACCTCCTGCGACGCCGCGTCCCGCCGCGTGGTCGACCCCGACCTCCGCCTGGCCAAGCTCCGGTCCTCCCCGCGCTGGCGGCGGCACAGCGCGGCCCTCTCCGCGTCGGTCATCGATCCGCTCCGTCGGCTGCGCCTCCTCCGCGGCTCCTCGCGCGTCCTCTGCCTCGCCGCCGGCGCGGGGCAGGCGGTCGACGCGCTCCGCGTGGCCGGCGTGGGGGACGTCACAGGCGTTGATCTCGTCGACTTCCCTCCCCTCGTGCGCCGTGCGGACCCGCACAACCTCCCGTTCTTCGATGACGCCTTCGACCTCTCGCTCTCCAGCGACCCGGCGGCGCTCACCGGCGCGCTCTTCCCGTCCAGGTTCGCGTCCGAGATCGAGCGCACCGTCCGCCGTGGCGGCGCGATCGCCATCGCCGTAGACCGGCACGTCGACCTCTCCGTCATCGCCTCCCTCTTCAGAAAGTCACGCCTCGTCGATGTGAGGAATGCTACCTTGGATGGCTCCGCGGCCAGCATAGTTGTCCTCAGCACCAACGCGGAGCGCCATTGA
- the LOC125545011 gene encoding pentatricopeptide repeat-containing protein At3g13160, mitochondrial-like: MATTAAAAAAATATASTRANSLSRIFSSSSPIVKPPKHNPKTKSAPKPKPPAADAGSIAEKKSPKPLGGPHAAKAESDGKHKLPKPLGLLVKALSRQRDPDKLISGFIQASTVSSRFRDRYRVFEVAVSRLASLGRQDGIEAIIEAQLPFLETSAEGFATRLIRLYGRASMPSHAAATFHKLPAQHKSNMTFNSLLSCYADAGDFDGLTAAFQEIPATYPSIAPTVYSYNVLIHALCQKPDISAALETVLLMEKHGVSPDIITFNTLLNGFCNNGRFDEAETVWEMIKERNLEPDAKCYNAKLRGLVAEGRIDDAAAVLEGLEKDGPKPNTVSYNELIRGYCKAGKLQEAKKLYDDLVKNECAPNKGTYETLLPHLLQAGELDCALTYCYKIFSHKRNLRVECGVLQDVVNALVDESRVEEAAKIVVLGRKKYYPRKGLRMPDGTKVSQLRAETDDEEAISEEECEVEHETEK, from the coding sequence ATGGCCACCACCGCCgcggcggccgccgccgccaccgccaccgcctccacccgGGCGAACAGCCTCTCCCGCATattctcctcctcctcgccgatCGTAAAACCACCCAAGCACAATCCCAAGACCAAGAGCGCGCCGAAGCCGAAGCCGCCCGCCGCCGACGCTGGCTCCATAGCGGAGAAGAAGTCCCCGAAGCCCCTCGGCGGACCGCATGCCGCCAAAGCTGAGTCCGACGGGAAGCACAAGCTCCCGAAGCCCCTTGGGCTTCTCGTCAAGGCCCTCAGCCGGCAGCGCGACCCTGACAAGCTGATCTCCGGGTTCATCCAAGCGTCAACCGTGTCGTCGCGCTTCCGCGACCGGTACCGCGTGTTCGAGGTAGCGGTGAGCCGCCTCGCTTCCCTCGGCCGCCAAGACGGCATCGAGGCCATCATCGAAGCGCAGTTGCCCTTCCTCGAGACCTCAGCCGAGGGATTCGCCACGCGCCTCATCCGCCTCTACGGCCGTGCCTCCATGCCATCCCACGCCGCCGCAACCTTCCACAAGCTTCCCGCGCAGCATAAATCCAACATGACATTCAACTCCCTTCTTTCCTGTTACGCCGACGCCGGAGATTTTGACGGGCTCACTGCTGCATTCCAGGAGATCCCAGCCACTTACCCCTCGATTGCTCCCACTGTATACTCTTACAATGTACTCATCCACGCATTGTGCCAGAAGCCAGACATCTCGGCTGCTCTTGAGACTGTCCTTCTCATGGAGAAGCACGGTGTTTCACCTGACATCATTACTTTCAACACGCTGTTGAATGGGTTTTGCAACAATGGCCGCTTCGATGAAGCAGAGACAGTATGGGAGATGATCAAGGAGAGGAATTTGGAGCCAGACGCCAAGTGCTACAATGCCAAGCTCCGGGGTTTGGTTGCAGAAGGGAGGATTGATGATGCAGCTGCTGTGCTTGAGGGATTGGAGAAGGATGGGCCAAAACCTAATACGGTATCCTACAACGAGTTGATTCGAGGATATTGCAAAGCGGGGAAGTTACAGGAGGCCAAGAAGCTGTATGATGATTTGGTAAAAAATGAGTGTGCCCCAAATAAGGGAACATATGAGACTCTCCTGCCACACCTTCTGCAGGCTGGAGAGCTGGATTGTGCACTGACGTACTGTTATAAAATCTTTAGTCATAAAAGGAACCTTAGAGTAGAGTGTGGTGTGCTGCAGGATGTAGTGAATGCATTGGTGGATGAATCGAGGGTGGAGGAGGCTGCCAAGATTGTTGTGCTGGGGCGGAAGAAGTACTACCCCCGAAAGGGTTTGAGGATGCCTGATGGTACAAAAGTCAGTCAATTAAGAGCTGAAACTGATGACGAAGAAGCAATATCAGAAGAAGAGTGTGAAGTGGAACACGAGACTGAAAAATAA
- the LOC125545013 gene encoding uncharacterized protein LOC125545013 has protein sequence MGERRRRATAVAGGDGRAEEKAAAPAPTVWFALKKSLQCRSQSSEVHVPKPKASATSGAGGGLSSIVTKRAARSGCSRSIANLRDVIHGSKRHPGQPPSCSPRSIGSSEFLNPIAHEVVLSTNSRCELKITGFGGGLGAAGGGGGPAHDAEGGGDGGGVVSSFVGTLRPGTPGPGWSHGLQYSGSCRAGSMRCTPPRSPNPLLDRDGAAATTATAHRASCEVDAAKTGGGKGSGGLSCHRCAEQFGKWEALEAHHLSKHAVTELVEGDSSRKIVEIICRTSLLKSESSCVRIERVFKVHNTQRTLARFEEYREAVKLKASKLAKKHPRCLADGNELLRFHGATLACALGSAGASSLCASDKCAVCRIIRHGFSSSSSSSKKDGKAGVGVFTTSTSGRAFESADQQDDPAARRALLVCRVIAGRVHKPLENVREFVGQAGFDSLAGKVGPYANIEELYLLNPRALLPCFVVICKP, from the exons ATGGGCGAGAGGAGGAGGCGCGCGACCGCCGTCGCCGGCGGGGACGGCCGGGCGGAGGAGAAGGCCGCGGCGCCGGCGCCGACGGTGTGGTTCGCGCTCAAGAAGTCGCTGCAGTGCCGGTCCCAGTCGTCGGAGGTGCACGTGCCCAAGCCCAAGGCCAGCGCCACCTCCGGCGCCGGCGGTGGACTGTCATCCATCGTGACCAAGCGCGCGGCGCGGTCCGGGTGCTCGCGCTCCATCGCCAACCTGCGGGACGTCATCCACGGGAGCAAGCGCCACCCGGGGCAGCCGCCCAGCTGCAGCCCGCGGTCCATCGGCAGCAGCGAGTTCCTCAACCCCATCGCGCACGAGGTGGTGCTCAGCACCAACTCCCGCTGCGAGCTCAAGATCACCGGCTTCGGCGGCGGCCTCGGGGCGGcggggggaggaggagggcccGCGCACGACGCggagggcggcggcgacggcggcggcgtcgTGTCGTCCTTCGTGGGCACGCTCCGCCCCGGCACGCCGGGGCCCGGCTGGAGCCACGGGCTGCAGTACAGCGGGTCGTGCCGGGCGGGCAGCATGCGGTGCACGCCGCCGAGGTCGCCGAACCCGCTCCTGGACAGGGACGGCGCGGCCGCGACCACGGCCACGGCCCACCGCGCGTCCTGCGAGGTCGACGCCGCCAAGACCGGCGGCGGCAAGGGCTCCGGCGGCCTCAGCTGCCACAGGTGCGCCGAGCAGTTCGGCAAATGGGAGGCGCTGGAGGCGCACCACCTGTCCAAACACGCAG TGACGGAGCTGGTGGAGGGGGACTCGTCGCGGAAGATCGTGGAGATCATCTGCCGGACGAGCCTGCTCAAGTCGGAGAGCAGCTGCGTGCGGATCGAGCGCGTGTTCAAGGTGCACAACACGCAGCGGACGCTGGCCCGCTTCGAGGAGTACCGGGAGGCGGTGAAGCTCAAGGCGAGCAAGCTGGCCAAGAAGCACCCGCGCTGCCTCGCCGACGGCAACGAGCTGCTGCGCTTCCACGGCGCCACGCTCGCCTGCGCCCTCGGCTCCGCCGGCGCCAGCAGCCTCTGCGCCTCCGACAAGTGCGCCGTCTGCCGCATCATCCGCCACggcttctcctcctcctcctcctcctccaagaaggacggcaaggccGGCGTCGGCGTCTTCACCACGTCCACCAGCGGCCGGGCCTTCGAGTCCGCCGACCAGCAGGACGACCCGGCGGCGCGGAGGGCGCTGCTGGTGTGCAGGGTGATCGCCGGGCGGGTGCACAAGCCGCTGGAGAACGTGAGGGAGTTCGTGGGGCAGGCCGGGTTCGACTCGCTGGCCGGCAAGGTCGGGCCCTACGCCAACATCGAGGAGCTCTACCTGCTGAACCCGAGGGCGCTGCTCCCCTGCTTCGTGGTCATCTGCAAGCCCTGA